A single region of the Pontimicrobium sp. SW4 genome encodes:
- a CDS encoding lipopolysaccharide kinase InaA family protein produces the protein MNKVFHKIYKDLESDIDHFIESFETSGTSIKDKRNKLKLFKLNSVVINIKGFKVPNIINRIVYKFFRKSKAQRSFNYANKLLKLEIGTPQPIAYYEFANNGLFYKSYYVSEQIEYDLTYRELINDFDYPDYENILRDFTKFTFKLHENNIHFLDHSPGNTLIKKENGTYKFYLVDLNRMKFEPMSFNERIKNFARLTEHKAMIEIMSDEYAKCMNAEFNEVFNKMWKYTQEFRQSIQRKKRLKKLVKF, from the coding sequence ATGAATAAGGTATTTCATAAAATATATAAAGATTTAGAATCAGATATTGATCATTTCATTGAGTCTTTTGAAACTTCGGGTACATCAATAAAAGATAAAAGGAATAAATTAAAACTATTCAAGTTAAATAGTGTCGTTATTAATATTAAGGGGTTTAAAGTGCCTAATATTATTAATCGAATAGTTTACAAATTTTTTAGAAAGAGTAAAGCTCAACGATCATTTAATTATGCTAATAAACTTTTAAAATTGGAGATAGGAACACCACAGCCTATTGCGTATTATGAGTTTGCGAATAATGGACTTTTTTATAAAAGTTATTATGTGAGTGAACAAATTGAATACGATTTAACCTATCGGGAATTAATAAATGATTTTGATTACCCAGACTATGAAAACATTTTGAGGGACTTTACCAAGTTTACTTTTAAACTACATGAGAATAACATTCACTTTTTAGATCATTCACCAGGAAATACACTTATTAAAAAAGAGAATGGTACTTATAAGTTTTATTTGGTTGATTTAAACCGAATGAAGTTTGAGCCAATGTCATTTAATGAACGTATTAAGAATTTTGCAAGATTAACAGAGCATAAGGCTATGATTGAAATTATGAGTGATGAATACGCAAAATGTATGAATGCTGAATTTAATGAGGTTTTTAACAAAATGTGGAAGTATACGCAAGAGTTTAGACAAAGTATCCAAAGAAAAAAACGGTTAAAAAAGTTAGTTAAATTTTAA
- a CDS encoding HD domain-containing protein has translation MNYKQALAHPIFKVISKSANELNLESYVIGGFVRDYILNRGVHKDIDVVAIGSGIKLAKQVSKNLPNTPKIQVFKTYGTAMLKFEDIEIEFVGARKESYSEDSRNPVVENGTLEDDQNRRDFTINALAFSLNVDGFGELLDPFNGVLDLNKKIIRTPLDPNITYSDDPLRMLRAIRFATQLGFEIEDTSLNAITKNNKRIAIITKERIVTELNKILECDKPSLGFILLEKTGLLEYILPELTALKGIEEVEGQRHKDNFYHTLEVVDNISKHTNDVWLRWAALLHDIGKAPTKKFSKKVGWTFHGHEFEGSKMVYHLFKRLKLPLNDKMKFVQKMVFMSSRPIVLAQDDITDSAVRRLVFDAGDYVDDLMTLCEADITTKNPKKFKKYHNNFKIVRQKIVEVEERDHIRNFQPPVSGDEIMKTFNLKPSREIGIIKEAIKEAILEGNIPNEFESAYNLMIEEGKKLGLSVKLQNNKDS, from the coding sequence ATGAATTACAAACAAGCATTAGCGCATCCCATTTTTAAGGTTATTTCAAAATCGGCTAACGAGTTGAATTTAGAAAGCTATGTTATTGGTGGTTTTGTTAGAGATTATATTTTAAATAGAGGAGTTCATAAAGATATTGACGTTGTTGCTATTGGTAGCGGTATTAAACTAGCCAAACAAGTATCAAAAAACCTTCCTAATACTCCAAAAATTCAAGTATTTAAAACTTATGGCACAGCAATGCTTAAGTTTGAAGATATAGAAATTGAATTCGTTGGAGCTCGAAAAGAATCTTATTCCGAAGATAGTAGAAATCCTGTTGTTGAAAATGGTACACTAGAAGACGATCAAAATCGTCGCGACTTTACTATTAATGCGCTTGCTTTTAGTTTAAATGTAGATGGCTTTGGAGAATTATTAGATCCGTTTAATGGTGTTTTAGATTTAAATAAAAAAATAATTCGCACACCTTTAGACCCAAATATAACTTATAGTGATGATCCTTTGCGTATGCTCCGAGCCATAAGATTTGCAACTCAATTAGGTTTCGAGATTGAAGACACCTCATTAAACGCAATTACAAAAAATAACAAGCGTATTGCTATTATTACTAAAGAACGCATTGTTACCGAACTAAATAAAATATTAGAATGTGACAAGCCTTCTTTAGGGTTTATATTACTAGAAAAAACAGGATTATTAGAGTATATTCTACCCGAGCTAACAGCATTAAAAGGTATTGAAGAAGTCGAAGGTCAACGACATAAGGACAATTTTTACCATACATTAGAAGTTGTCGATAATATTTCAAAACACACAAATGATGTTTGGCTACGTTGGGCAGCTTTACTACATGATATTGGAAAAGCACCAACCAAAAAGTTTAGCAAAAAAGTAGGTTGGACGTTTCATGGACATGAATTTGAAGGTTCCAAAATGGTATATCACTTATTTAAAAGATTGAAATTGCCATTGAATGACAAAATGAAATTTGTTCAAAAAATGGTATTTATGAGCTCACGCCCTATAGTACTCGCTCAAGATGATATAACCGATTCAGCTGTTCGTCGCTTAGTATTTGACGCAGGTGATTATGTAGATGATTTAATGACCCTCTGTGAAGCAGATATTACTACAAAGAATCCTAAAAAATTTAAAAAGTATCATAATAACTTTAAAATTGTTAGGCAAAAAATTGTAGAAGTAGAAGAACGTGATCATATTAGAAATTTTCAACCACCTGTTTCTGGTGATGAAATTATGAAAACGTTTAATTTAAAACCTTCACGTGAAATTGGTATTATTAAAGAGGCTATTAAAGAGGCGATTTTAGAAGGCAATATTCCTAATGAATTCGAGTCGGCTTATAACTTAATGATAGAAGAAGGTAAAAAACTAGGATTATCTGTAAAGTTACAAAATAACAAAGATTCATAG
- a CDS encoding glycosyltransferase family 2 protein has product MSKLTAIIPTGNEIHNIEDVIASVKFADEILVVDSFSIDGTYEKALDLATRVIRREYKYSASQKNWAIPQAEHEWVLLVDADERVTPELEQEIKEILNKPENDAAAYWIGRNNHFMGERVKYSGWRNDGVIRLFKRDLCTYEDKQVHAKLIVNGKVVKLKNKFYHNTYTTFDKYIEKLNRYATLQAKDYDKKTGKLTPYHFIIKPFWGFFKHYIIQSGFRDGFVGLTIGYLQGYVVFMRYVKLWLLRRGRQ; this is encoded by the coding sequence ATGAGTAAGCTTACAGCAATTATCCCAACAGGAAACGAAATTCATAATATTGAAGATGTAATTGCTTCTGTAAAATTTGCTGACGAAATACTAGTTGTTGATAGTTTTAGTATCGATGGAACTTACGAAAAAGCTCTAGATTTAGCTACTAGAGTCATAAGAAGAGAGTATAAATATTCAGCTTCTCAAAAAAACTGGGCTATTCCTCAAGCTGAACATGAGTGGGTTTTACTAGTTGATGCTGATGAGCGGGTAACTCCTGAGCTTGAACAAGAAATAAAAGAAATACTCAACAAACCTGAAAATGATGCTGCTGCCTATTGGATAGGTAGAAATAATCATTTTATGGGCGAGCGTGTTAAATATAGTGGATGGAGAAATGATGGCGTAATTAGACTTTTTAAAAGAGATTTATGCACATATGAAGACAAACAAGTCCATGCAAAACTTATTGTTAATGGTAAAGTAGTTAAATTAAAAAACAAGTTCTATCATAATACCTATACTACTTTTGATAAGTACATCGAAAAACTAAACCGTTATGCAACACTTCAAGCAAAAGATTATGATAAAAAAACAGGCAAACTGACACCTTATCATTTTATTATAAAACCTTTTTGGGGATTCTTTAAGCATTATATAATCCAGAGTGGTTTTAGAGATGGTTTTGTAGGCTTAACCATTGGCTATTTACAAGGCTACGTTGTATTTATGCGCTATGTAAAACTTTGGCTATTAAGAAGAGGAAGACAATAA
- a CDS encoding L-threonylcarbamoyladenylate synthase — MIDQEVNEALQILKQGGIILYPTDTIWGIGCDATNYNAIKRIYGLKQREESKSMICLVSDFNMLNQYVEEVPEVAYDILKYANKPTTIIYDKPLHIAENIVANDNTLAIRIVNHSFCNQLIKKFKKPIVSTSANISNEPSPKSYSEISQEILKGVDYVVNLDRKKKSTKASSIIKLSSDGLVKVIRK, encoded by the coding sequence ATGATTGATCAAGAAGTAAATGAAGCACTGCAAATTTTAAAGCAAGGTGGCATTATATTATATCCGACTGACACCATTTGGGGTATTGGTTGTGACGCTACAAATTATAACGCTATAAAACGTATTTATGGACTTAAACAACGTGAAGAATCTAAATCCATGATTTGTTTAGTTAGTGATTTCAATATGCTAAATCAATATGTTGAAGAAGTACCTGAGGTGGCTTACGATATTTTAAAATATGCTAATAAGCCTACAACCATAATTTACGACAAACCCTTGCATATTGCTGAAAATATAGTAGCAAACGACAATACATTAGCCATAAGAATTGTTAATCATAGTTTTTGTAATCAGCTTATAAAAAAGTTCAAAAAGCCTATTGTTTCTACCTCAGCTAATATTAGCAACGAACCTTCACCAAAATCTTACTCAGAAATAAGTCAAGAGATTTTAAAAGGTGTTGACTATGTTGTAAATTTGGATCGCAAAAAAAAATCTACCAAAGCCTCATCAATAATTAAATTGAGTAGTGATGGACTAGTTAAAGTTATTAGAAAATAA
- a CDS encoding COX15/CtaA family protein, translating into MKQKKDNKKVFYWLLSGCVLIFIMVVVGGITRLTHSGLSISNYKLISGTIPPMNDVEWQEAFDLYKQYPEYQKLNNHFTLQDFKDIYFWEWLHRVIGRFIGLVFIIPFLYFLIRKQLTKPTIKKAIILLLLGGFQGFLGWYMVKSGLVDRPDVSHYRLAAHLITAFITFAYTFWVALDIIYPNRKGFETSLRNFIRITFGILILQIIYGAFVAGLDAGFIHNHWPMMSEGKFMHETVYIEQTPIIKNFFEGKSGVQFIHRILAYIVVILILIIWNKTRKRDITKDQKNGVNALLFLVGLQFLLGVLTILMQVPVWLGVAHQIGAFFLLTVMTFVLHRFSK; encoded by the coding sequence TTGAAACAAAAAAAAGACAACAAAAAAGTATTTTACTGGCTACTAAGTGGATGTGTTTTAATTTTTATAATGGTAGTTGTTGGTGGTATTACTAGGCTAACTCATTCAGGTTTATCTATATCAAATTACAAGCTTATTTCTGGTACTATTCCTCCAATGAATGATGTAGAATGGCAAGAAGCTTTCGATTTATACAAACAATATCCTGAGTACCAAAAACTCAACAATCACTTTACACTTCAGGATTTTAAAGATATTTATTTCTGGGAATGGTTACATCGTGTAATAGGTCGCTTCATTGGATTAGTATTTATTATTCCATTTTTATATTTTTTAATAAGAAAACAACTTACAAAACCCACAATTAAAAAAGCTATTATTCTTCTATTGCTTGGTGGCTTTCAAGGATTTTTAGGATGGTATATGGTTAAAAGTGGTTTAGTCGATAGACCAGATGTAAGTCATTACAGGTTGGCTGCACATTTAATTACTGCCTTCATAACGTTTGCTTACACATTTTGGGTGGCGCTAGATATAATTTACCCTAACAGAAAAGGATTCGAAACAAGCTTACGAAATTTTATTAGAATAACTTTTGGCATTCTAATATTACAAATTATTTACGGTGCTTTTGTTGCTGGTTTAGACGCTGGATTTATACATAATCATTGGCCAATGATGAGTGAAGGTAAATTCATGCACGAAACCGTTTATATAGAGCAAACACCTATTATAAAAAACTTTTTCGAAGGCAAAAGTGGTGTACAATTTATTCATCGTATTCTTGCATATATTGTGGTTATCCTAATTTTAATAATTTGGAATAAAACCAGAAAAAGAGATATCACTAAAGATCAAAAAAATGGTGTAAATGCATTATTATTCTTGGTAGGACTGCAATTTTTGTTAGGAGTTTTAACCATATTAATGCAAGTTCCTGTATGGCTAGGAGTGGCACACCAAATAGGTGCATTTTTCTTGTTAACTGTAATGACATTTGTATTACACCGATTTAGCAAATAA
- a CDS encoding ABC transporter ATP-binding protein yields MESILTINNLTKKFGYLTAVKDLSFTINKGNVYGILGPNGSGKSTTLGVVLNVVNKTTGDFHWFDGNTTTHDALKKVGAIIENPNFYPYMSGYDNLRLVCKIKGVDLSKINEKLEIVGLTDRRDSKFKTYSLGMKQRLAIASALLNDPEILILDEPTNGLDPQGIHQIRKIIKDIANDGTTILLASHLLDEVEKVCSHVVVLRKGEKLYSGRVDEMISSQGFFELKTNKHDDLIKLLESDDSFGKIKVEGELITAFLNNPMEASTFNKLMFEKGITLSHLVKRKESLEEQFLQLTDNN; encoded by the coding sequence TTGGAATCTATTTTAACAATTAATAACCTTACTAAGAAATTTGGTTACCTAACTGCGGTTAAAGACCTTTCTTTTACAATAAATAAAGGCAATGTTTATGGTATACTTGGACCTAACGGAAGTGGTAAATCCACAACACTAGGCGTTGTATTAAACGTTGTAAATAAAACTACCGGAGATTTTCATTGGTTTGATGGTAACACTACAACACATGATGCGCTTAAAAAAGTTGGCGCCATCATTGAAAACCCAAACTTTTACCCATATATGTCAGGCTATGACAACTTAAGGTTAGTTTGTAAAATAAAAGGCGTAGATCTAAGTAAAATAAATGAAAAACTAGAAATTGTTGGTTTAACCGATCGTAGAGACAGTAAGTTTAAAACCTATTCGTTAGGGATGAAACAACGTTTGGCTATAGCTTCAGCATTATTAAACGATCCTGAAATTTTAATTCTAGATGAACCAACAAATGGTTTAGACCCACAAGGAATACACCAAATTAGAAAGATTATTAAAGATATTGCCAATGATGGCACAACCATATTGTTAGCGTCTCACCTATTAGACGAAGTCGAAAAAGTATGTTCGCATGTAGTTGTTTTGCGTAAAGGTGAAAAATTGTATTCAGGTCGCGTTGATGAGATGATTTCTAGTCAAGGTTTCTTCGAATTAAAAACAAATAAACATGATGATTTAATAAAGTTACTTGAAAGTGATGATTCTTTTGGAAAAATTAAAGTAGAAGGTGAATTAATTACTGCTTTTTTAAACAACCCAATGGAAGCTTCAACTTTTAATAAACTAATGTTTGAAAAAGGAATAACATTGTCTCATTTAGTAAAACGTAAAGAGAGCTTAGAAGAACAATTCCTTCAATTAACAGACAATAACTAA
- a CDS encoding four helix bundle protein has translation MENNHTYRKLLVWQKSMLLVTEIYNEVKIFPSDKLYALTSQIKRSATSIPSNIAEGYGREGTKDYLRFLNIALSSLFELQTQLEIAYNLKFFKENNFENLYKNTREIERMLTSFIRKLKGKNFETLKL, from the coding sequence ATGGAAAATAATCACACATATAGAAAACTATTAGTATGGCAAAAATCTATGTTATTAGTTACAGAAATTTATAATGAAGTAAAAATATTTCCGTCGGATAAACTATATGCTTTAACTTCTCAAATAAAAAGATCTGCTACATCAATACCTAGTAATATTGCAGAAGGCTATGGAAGAGAAGGAACAAAAGATTACTTAAGGTTTTTAAATATTGCCTTAAGCTCATTATTTGAGTTACAAACGCAACTTGAAATCGCATATAACTTAAAGTTTTTTAAGGAAAATAATTTTGAAAATCTTTATAAAAACACAAGAGAAATTGAACGAATGTTAACTAGTTTTATAAGAAAACTCAAAGGTAAAAACTTTGAAACTTTGAAACTTTGA